In the genome of Candidatus Syntrophosphaera sp., one region contains:
- a CDS encoding dihydroorotate dehydrogenase electron transfer subunit, whose translation MTPAYKILAVTRRERINRDYHVIGLREPELAAKCQPGMFFELKAGTAGQDRKLFKPVSVYGAAEAEISFLIKVVGSGTKALSELAIGDPVKLTGPLGNGFPMIRDSNVLLVSGGVGYPPLAYLREALSSGNRITFLHGGACADDVFPCDRVYTLDGSCGQKGLVTRDVKDLIIEAKIDIVYSCGPIPMLKALAEIVAPLPHHVSMEAYMACGVGVCHGCAVPVGDAYLRVCADGPIFNAAEVCWGEL comes from the coding sequence ATGACGCCCGCGTATAAAATCCTGGCTGTAACACGCCGGGAACGAATCAACCGGGATTACCATGTGATCGGTTTACGGGAGCCCGAACTGGCGGCCAAATGCCAGCCCGGGATGTTCTTTGAACTCAAGGCTGGGACGGCGGGGCAGGACAGGAAACTGTTCAAGCCGGTGAGCGTGTATGGCGCGGCCGAAGCTGAGATATCTTTCCTGATCAAGGTCGTGGGATCCGGGACCAAAGCGCTGTCCGAACTGGCCATCGGCGACCCCGTCAAGCTGACCGGGCCGCTGGGAAACGGCTTTCCTATGATTCGCGATTCAAATGTCCTGCTGGTGAGCGGCGGGGTGGGCTATCCGCCTCTGGCGTATTTGCGCGAGGCTCTCAGCTCCGGCAACAGGATAACCTTCCTGCACGGCGGGGCTTGCGCTGATGACGTTTTCCCCTGCGACCGGGTTTATACGCTGGACGGAAGCTGCGGCCAGAAGGGCCTAGTCACCCGGGACGTAAAAGACCTGATAATTGAAGCAAAGATCGATATAGTCTATAGTTGCGGTCCCATCCCCATGCTCAAGGCTCTGGCGGAGATCGTGGCCCCGCTGCCGCATCATGTGAGCATGGAGGCCTACATGGCTTGCGGAGTCGGAGTTTGCCACGGCTGCGCGGTTCCGGTGGGGGATGCTTATCTGCGGGTTTGCGCGG